The Deltaproteobacteria bacterium genomic interval CCATCCAGATGGAGGGGTTCCGCAGCCTCGCGGAAGGTCAGAAGGTCGAATACGAAGTGACGGAGGGGCCCAAGGGTCCGCAGGCGGCGAACGTCCGGAAGGTCTGAACGGATTCCGCAGGCGCAAGACACGAGCCGCCCGGCG includes:
- a CDS encoding cold-shock protein produces the protein MATGTVKWFNDAKGYGFITPDGGGKDVFVHHTAIQMEGFRSLAEGQKVEYEVTEGPKGPQAANVRKV